One genomic region from Thalassotalea sp. PS06 encodes:
- the lipA gene encoding lipoyl synthase yields MSKATTRVAPGTKLRDAEKMAHIPIQVIPSERETMLRKPDWLKIKLPRTSENIDKVKAGLRKGGLHSVCEEASCPNLAECFNHGTATFMILGDICTRRCPFCDVGHGRPLAPDAEEPKKLAMTLKDMALKYVVITSVDRDDLRDGGAQQFADCIREIDEHAPHTKVEILVPDFRGRMDRALEILNSHPPHVFNHNMETAPRLYKKARPGANYQWSLDLLKKFGEANPDVPTKSGLMVGLGETNEEILEVMRDLRAHGVTMLTIGQYLQPSKHHLPVERYVHPDEFEMFRQEAEKMGFEHAACGPLVRSSYHADKQAAGEEVK; encoded by the coding sequence ATGAGCAAAGCAACGACTCGTGTGGCTCCGGGCACAAAATTACGTGACGCGGAAAAAATGGCGCACATTCCGATTCAGGTCATTCCTTCAGAGCGTGAAACCATGTTGCGCAAGCCGGATTGGCTAAAAATCAAATTGCCTCGTACCAGTGAAAACATCGATAAGGTGAAAGCGGGCTTACGTAAAGGCGGTTTGCACTCAGTTTGTGAAGAAGCTTCCTGCCCTAATCTGGCGGAATGTTTTAACCATGGTACCGCCACCTTTATGATCCTGGGTGACATCTGTACCCGCCGTTGTCCTTTCTGTGACGTTGGCCATGGTCGTCCGTTGGCACCGGATGCAGAAGAGCCGAAAAAACTGGCGATGACGTTAAAAGATATGGCGTTGAAATACGTGGTTATCACCTCAGTAGACCGTGATGATCTGCGCGATGGTGGGGCTCAACAATTTGCCGACTGTATTCGTGAAATCGACGAACATGCGCCGCACACCAAAGTCGAAATTCTGGTACCGGATTTCCGCGGTCGTATGGACAGAGCGTTAGAGATATTAAATTCGCATCCGCCACACGTATTCAACCACAATATGGAAACGGCGCCGCGCTTGTACAAAAAGGCTCGTCCGGGTGCAAACTATCAATGGTCATTGGATCTTTTGAAGAAGTTCGGCGAAGCCAATCCTGACGTTCCAACCAAATCAGGTTTGATGGTAGGTTTAGGTGAAACCAATGAAGAGATTCTTGAAGTGATGCGCGATTTACGTGCCCATGGTGTAACCATGCTGACCATAGGTCAGTACCTACAGCCCTCTAAGCATCACTTACCGGTTGAACGTTATGTTCACCCAGATGAGTTTGAAATGTTCCGTCAGGAAGCTGAAAAAATGGGCTTTGAACATGCAGCCTGTGGTCCACTGGTTCGCTCAAGCTACCATGCAGACAAGCAAGCGGCTGGTGAAGAAGTTAAATAA
- the lipB gene encoding lipoyl(octanoyl) transferase LipB, protein MDYETVWRAMQDYTDNRDEQSLDELWLVEHPPVFTQGQAGKEEHLLMPGDIPVVKVDRGGQVTYHGPGQQVIYFLIDLKRRKLGVRDLVTMIENSIINMLAQFDVEAFARPDAPGVYVDGRKIASLGLRVRKGCTFHGLAININMDLSPFLRINPCGYAGMEMIQTADIGGPQQVSEAGVALVSEIQQLLATQDVRHQTGLN, encoded by the coding sequence ATGGACTATGAAACCGTGTGGCGGGCGATGCAAGATTACACCGATAATCGCGACGAACAGAGCCTTGACGAATTGTGGCTGGTAGAGCACCCGCCAGTATTCACCCAGGGCCAGGCCGGTAAAGAAGAACATTTGTTGATGCCCGGTGATATTCCTGTGGTCAAGGTTGACCGTGGTGGTCAGGTAACCTATCACGGTCCGGGACAGCAGGTAATATATTTTCTCATCGATTTAAAACGCCGTAAGCTCGGTGTTCGCGATTTAGTGACCATGATTGAAAACTCAATCATTAATATGTTGGCACAGTTTGATGTTGAAGCTTTTGCAAGACCTGACGCGCCTGGGGTTTATGTTGACGGTCGTAAGATTGCATCGTTAGGCCTGAGAGTGCGAAAAGGCTGCACTTTCCATGGTTTAGCCATCAACATCAATATGGATTTATCACCGTTTTTACGAATCAACCCATGTGGTTATGCCGGAATGGAAATGATTCAAACTGCCGATATTGGTGGTCCACAACAAGTGAGTGAGGCAGGTGTTGCCTTGGTATCAGAGATTCAACAATTATTGGCAACGCAAGACGTTCGCCATCAAACAGGATTAAACTAA
- the ybeD gene encoding DUF493 family protein YbeD translates to MMKTKFNELLEFPCVLNFKVMGVAVDHLPDLVVAVLQNDTPGDYAPSIKPSSKGTYHSVSVAVTVTSQEHIEKLYTELSAIEEVRYVL, encoded by the coding sequence ATGATGAAAACCAAATTTAACGAACTATTGGAATTCCCATGCGTGCTGAATTTCAAAGTCATGGGTGTTGCCGTTGATCATCTGCCGGATCTGGTTGTCGCTGTATTGCAAAATGACACCCCGGGCGATTATGCGCCGTCTATTAAGCCGAGCAGTAAAGGGACTTATCATTCAGTATCTGTGGCCGTAACCGTTACTAGCCAGGAACACATCGAGAAGTTGTATACGGAACTGTCCGCTATCGAAGAAGTTCGTTACGTATTGTAA
- a CDS encoding aminotransferase class IV: MTDIVYLNGEFIAKEHAKISVLDRGFLFADGVYEVIPVYRKTPFRSKQHLTRLFDSLKKIDLPSPFDEQRWLDLIDEVVALNVEHLGENQSIYLQVTRGSEPYRQHQVMAKPKPSVLIMSSTLKDSAQTLTPQRATLMEDIRWLHCDIKSIALLANTLLINRAKAQGFDEAILYRDNELTEGASSNVFVVKSDKIYTPPKSQFILGGITRDLIIELCLQHGLEVYQQRIHIEELPEADEIWICSSTREISPIVAIDDKIIGSGEIGPLTTRISSALQDFKSQLL, from the coding sequence ATGACAGATATTGTTTATCTGAATGGCGAATTCATCGCCAAAGAACACGCAAAAATCTCGGTCCTTGACCGAGGTTTTTTGTTTGCGGACGGGGTTTATGAAGTCATTCCTGTGTATCGAAAGACCCCATTTCGCAGCAAACAACACTTAACTCGTCTGTTTGATTCCCTCAAGAAAATTGATTTGCCCTCCCCTTTTGATGAACAGCGTTGGCTAGACCTTATCGATGAGGTGGTTGCTCTTAATGTTGAGCACCTTGGCGAGAACCAATCAATTTATTTACAGGTAACCCGCGGCTCTGAACCATACAGACAGCACCAGGTAATGGCAAAGCCAAAACCTAGCGTATTGATCATGAGTTCAACACTCAAAGACTCGGCGCAAACATTAACGCCGCAGCGTGCTACCTTGATGGAAGATATCCGCTGGCTGCATTGTGATATCAAATCCATTGCCCTGCTGGCCAATACCTTACTGATAAACCGAGCCAAAGCTCAGGGCTTTGATGAGGCTATACTTTACCGTGATAACGAACTTACCGAAGGCGCAAGTTCAAATGTGTTTGTGGTGAAAAGCGACAAGATTTACACGCCGCCAAAAAGCCAGTTCATTCTTGGTGGTATTACCCGGGATTTAATTATCGAACTTTGTCTGCAACATGGGCTTGAAGTTTACCAACAACGTATCCATATAGAGGAATTGCCTGAGGCCGATGAAATCTGGATTTGCAGCTCTACCCGTGAGATTTCACCTATTGTTGCAATTGATGATAAAATAATCGGCTCAGGAGAAATTGGGCCGTTAACGACACGGATTTCCAGCGCCCTTCAGGATTTTAAATCCCAATTATTGTGA
- a CDS encoding serine hydrolase, whose protein sequence is MTKSAQKLISFISGIVLATSSLTSTAATIIPDAPKINAEGYILLDFDTGKIITEGNADVQLEPASLTKMMTSYIIGKEIQAGNINKTDLVPISENAWAKNFPDSSKMFIEVGTEVPVDLLNQGIIVASGNDACVAMAEHIAGSESAFADLMNAHSQQLQMLGTNFQNSHGLSGNEHYTTPRDMATLAAALIRDVPDEYALYKQKSFTYNNIKQYNRNSLLWDKSMNVDGLKTGHHSKAGYNLVTSATKGDMRLISVVMGAKSEQARKIESKKLLNYGFRFFETYTAFEAGDTFATNRVWMGDQEEVDLGIITDAKITIPRGQRKNLEANFVLDRQLEAPLSKGEVVGTVTLELEGETVAEYPLVTLQEINEGGMFSRAVDYIKLQFQ, encoded by the coding sequence ATGACTAAGTCAGCTCAAAAATTGATATCTTTTATCAGTGGCATAGTTTTGGCCACGTCTTCATTGACCTCGACCGCAGCCACTATCATTCCCGATGCACCAAAAATTAACGCCGAAGGCTACATTTTACTGGATTTTGATACCGGTAAAATCATCACCGAAGGCAATGCAGATGTACAATTAGAGCCTGCCAGCCTCACCAAAATGATGACCAGCTACATCATAGGTAAAGAGATCCAGGCCGGTAACATCAATAAAACCGATTTAGTACCAATTAGTGAAAATGCCTGGGCCAAGAACTTCCCAGACTCTTCAAAAATGTTCATCGAAGTGGGTACCGAAGTTCCTGTTGATTTACTGAATCAAGGTATTATCGTGGCTTCAGGTAATGATGCCTGTGTAGCGATGGCCGAGCATATTGCTGGTAGTGAAAGTGCCTTCGCGGATTTGATGAACGCCCACTCTCAGCAATTACAGATGTTAGGCACTAACTTCCAGAACAGTCATGGACTAAGTGGTAACGAGCACTATACAACACCACGCGATATGGCAACTCTGGCAGCAGCACTGATTCGTGACGTGCCAGATGAGTATGCCTTGTACAAACAGAAATCTTTCACTTACAACAATATTAAGCAATATAACCGTAACTCTTTGTTATGGGATAAGAGCATGAATGTTGACGGTTTGAAAACCGGCCACCACTCTAAAGCCGGTTATAACCTGGTAACCTCAGCGACTAAAGGTGACATGCGTTTAATCTCTGTTGTTATGGGTGCTAAGAGTGAGCAAGCTCGTAAAATTGAGAGCAAAAAACTGCTTAACTACGGTTTCCGTTTCTTTGAAACTTACACCGCGTTTGAAGCGGGTGATACGTTTGCGACCAACCGTGTTTGGATGGGTGACCAGGAAGAAGTGGACTTAGGTATTATTACCGACGCAAAGATTACCATTCCTCGTGGCCAGCGTAAAAACCTGGAAGCAAACTTTGTTCTTGACCGTCAGTTGGAAGCGCCATTAAGCAAAGGCGAAGTTGTTGGCACCGTTACCCTTGAGCTAGAAGGTGAAACGGTAGCTGAGTACCCGTTAGTGACATTACAGGAAATTAATGAAGGCGGTATGTTCAGTCGCGCGGTTGATTATATCAAGCTTCAGTTTCAATAA
- a CDS encoding septal ring lytic transglycosylase RlpA family protein, which yields MTQTMKHSRFLLISALVSALAACSSAPRPVTGGDEYQRTRYNQKHDSIPTRLPDQTQLQEPLPQIVAKSRGGNKDYKVFGKSYSVLPSADNYVKVGMASWYGKKFHGHKTSNGEIYDMYGFSAAHKTLPIPTYARVTNLANNKSVIVRINDRGPFHHNRIIDLSYSAAFKLDMLQQGTAKVKVEAITATNIAQFTSANAQPAVASRPTPLAPITSNIANKYIHVLVTREKALAENTAKGLKFLLQVPVNLTQNNELYRVQIGPIDNSSEVDSVLSNLHQQGYPEAYPTTALK from the coding sequence ATGACACAGACGATGAAGCATTCACGATTTCTTCTTATCTCGGCACTGGTCAGTGCGTTAGCGGCCTGTTCCTCTGCACCGCGGCCTGTCACCGGCGGTGATGAATATCAGCGTACCCGTTACAACCAAAAGCACGACTCTATTCCGACACGCCTGCCAGATCAAACGCAATTGCAGGAGCCTTTACCGCAAATCGTTGCAAAGAGTCGCGGTGGCAACAAAGATTACAAGGTGTTTGGCAAGTCCTATTCGGTGTTACCAAGTGCCGATAATTATGTAAAAGTGGGTATGGCGAGCTGGTATGGCAAAAAATTCCACGGTCATAAAACCTCGAATGGCGAGATCTATGACATGTATGGATTTAGTGCCGCTCATAAAACCCTGCCTATTCCCACCTATGCCCGGGTAACGAATCTTGCTAACAATAAATCGGTGATTGTTCGTATTAACGATCGAGGTCCATTCCACCACAATCGCATTATTGATTTGTCTTATAGCGCCGCATTTAAGCTGGATATGCTCCAGCAAGGTACGGCAAAAGTAAAAGTTGAAGCTATAACGGCCACTAACATTGCCCAGTTTACCAGCGCAAACGCCCAACCTGCCGTTGCCAGCAGACCAACGCCACTGGCGCCAATTACCAGTAATATCGCCAACAAGTACATCCATGTATTGGTTACCCGCGAAAAAGCGCTAGCGGAAAATACCGCTAAAGGCTTGAAATTCCTGCTTCAGGTACCCGTAAATTTGACCCAAAATAATGAACTTTATCGGGTGCAGATAGGACCAATAGATAACAGTTCTGAAGTAGATAGTGTTTTAAGCAACCTGCATCAACAAGGTTACCCGGAAGCCTACCCTACAACAGCCCTGAAATAG
- the rodA gene encoding rod shape-determining protein RodA translates to MQAVTDEPKKKTFFERIHIDFPLLGLLLVLMAVGLAVIYSAGGQDTGLVIRQITRLGIALVAMFIVAQIPPVVFQRWAVVVFVFGLAMLVAVLLFGHVGKGAQRWLDLGFIKFQPSEIMKLVVPMTVAWFISQYNLPVKIRHVLVAFALVIVPTLLIAKQPDLGTSLLIASSGIFVIFLAGASWRLIGICVAGVVAFLPILWFYLMRDYQKQRVLTFLDPEQDPLGAGYHIIQSKIAIGSGGLTGKGWLQGTQSQLEFLPERHTDFIFAVFSEEFGLIGVIALLALYLLIVMRGLWISVMAQDAFTKLLAGSITLTFFVYVFVNIGMVSGILPVVGVPLPLISYGGTSMVTLMMAFGVLMGISTHRRLIS, encoded by the coding sequence ATGCAAGCGGTTACTGACGAACCTAAAAAGAAAACATTTTTCGAGCGCATACATATCGATTTTCCGCTGTTGGGACTGCTATTAGTATTAATGGCAGTAGGCCTTGCCGTTATTTACAGCGCTGGCGGTCAGGATACCGGTTTAGTTATCCGTCAAATCACTCGTCTTGGTATTGCTCTGGTAGCTATGTTTATCGTTGCGCAAATCCCGCCTGTGGTGTTTCAACGCTGGGCTGTGGTGGTATTTGTATTCGGCTTGGCAATGTTAGTCGCGGTGCTGCTATTTGGTCATGTGGGTAAAGGTGCGCAGCGCTGGTTAGATCTTGGTTTTATTAAGTTCCAACCATCAGAAATCATGAAACTTGTGGTGCCTATGACGGTCGCCTGGTTCATTAGTCAGTACAATTTGCCGGTTAAGATTCGTCATGTGTTGGTAGCCTTTGCGCTGGTAATAGTGCCGACGCTTTTAATCGCCAAACAACCAGATTTAGGTACATCATTGTTGATTGCCAGTTCAGGGATTTTCGTTATTTTTCTTGCCGGGGCAAGCTGGCGGCTGATTGGCATTTGCGTTGCCGGTGTGGTGGCATTCCTGCCAATACTTTGGTTTTACCTGATGCGTGATTACCAAAAGCAGCGGGTGCTTACTTTTCTCGATCCGGAGCAAGACCCATTAGGTGCCGGTTATCACATTATTCAGTCTAAAATAGCCATTGGTTCTGGCGGTCTCACCGGTAAAGGCTGGTTGCAAGGGACTCAGTCACAACTGGAATTTTTACCAGAGCGCCACACTGATTTTATTTTTGCGGTATTCAGTGAAGAATTCGGATTAATCGGTGTCATCGCCCTGCTCGCCCTTTATTTGTTGATTGTAATGCGCGGACTTTGGATATCGGTAATGGCTCAGGATGCCTTTACCAAATTACTGGCCGGTAGTATCACCTTGACCTTTTTCGTATACGTGTTCGTAAACATTGGTATGGTATCTGGGATCTTGCCGGTTGTCGGTGTGCCTTTGCCACTGATAAGTTACGGCGGAACGTCGATGGTAACTCTGATGATGGCCTTCGGGGTTTTAATGGGAATAAGTACTCATAGACGATTAATTTCCTGA
- the mrdA gene encoding penicillin-binding protein 2 — protein sequence MVRKRVTIRNHTAEANLFARRALITFLGVIALLMVLLSNVYQLEINSYEQYKTRSNENRIKLLPVAPNRGLIYDKNGVLLAENVPVFSLSIIPEQVDDIDETLTELASLIDISDEQLESFRKSIRSNRRFKPVELISRLDEKEVAKLSVNQHLFPGVIVDARLKRYYPFGDLTTHSLGYVARINRNDLTNLELQGKGENYKATRDIGKLGLEKFYEDQLHGTIGHQEVEVNNQGRILRTLNYTPPIPGNDLHLTLDIELQMIAKRALDGKRGAVVALDPRDGGVLALYSNPSYDGNLFVHGISSKEYKKLQNRNRPLINRATKGTYPPASTIKPFLGLLGLDENLIHQGTKIWDPGFFQLKNGTRKYRDHLRWGHGWVNLDEAIMRSCNTFFYDLAYKLGVDRISDTMAKFGFGESSGLDIHEESPAILPSRGWKRARYNQPWYHGDTVNIGIGQGFWTVTPLQLAQATSILVNKGQVKEPHFLAATKLSAPNITASAETIIENDENLDGDSELAQLLIPYEVNEKPPIELANPENWDIVLKSMHNTVQKPIGTGYNAFLNTDYNAAGKSGTGEIVGLGEDVKYDASKIAEDKRDNAMFIAFAPYKNPEIVVAVAIENVATGGGGSNAGPVARQIMDQYFSNRKLITNNQE from the coding sequence GTGGTAAGAAAACGCGTCACCATAAGAAACCACACCGCTGAGGCAAACCTGTTTGCCCGGCGAGCCCTGATCACCTTTCTCGGGGTGATCGCGCTATTAATGGTGCTTTTGAGTAACGTCTACCAATTAGAAATTAACTCCTACGAACAATACAAAACCCGTTCGAACGAAAACCGCATCAAACTTTTACCGGTTGCTCCCAATCGCGGTTTGATCTACGACAAAAACGGGGTTTTGCTGGCAGAAAACGTACCGGTATTCTCGTTATCAATAATCCCTGAACAGGTTGATGATATTGATGAAACCTTGACAGAGCTGGCCAGTCTCATTGACATCAGTGATGAGCAACTAGAAAGCTTTCGCAAAAGCATTCGCTCTAATCGTCGTTTTAAACCGGTCGAGTTGATCTCACGACTTGACGAAAAAGAAGTGGCCAAACTATCCGTTAATCAACACCTGTTTCCCGGTGTCATCGTTGATGCGCGTTTGAAGCGCTACTACCCGTTTGGCGATTTAACCACCCATAGCCTGGGTTATGTCGCAAGAATCAACCGCAACGATTTAACCAACCTTGAGCTGCAGGGCAAAGGTGAAAACTACAAAGCGACCCGGGATATCGGCAAGCTTGGTCTGGAAAAGTTTTATGAAGATCAGCTCCATGGCACCATAGGTCATCAGGAAGTAGAAGTGAATAACCAGGGTCGGATTCTTCGAACCCTGAACTACACCCCACCAATACCCGGTAACGATCTACATCTGACGCTGGATATCGAACTACAAATGATAGCCAAACGGGCATTAGATGGTAAACGCGGCGCTGTGGTTGCTCTTGATCCGCGCGATGGTGGTGTGTTGGCCCTTTACTCAAACCCAAGTTACGACGGCAATCTGTTTGTGCACGGGATTTCCAGTAAAGAATATAAGAAACTGCAAAATCGAAACCGCCCACTGATTAACCGGGCGACTAAGGGTACTTACCCGCCAGCATCGACGATAAAGCCGTTTTTAGGTCTTTTAGGATTAGATGAAAACCTGATTCACCAAGGCACAAAAATCTGGGATCCAGGTTTCTTTCAGTTAAAAAATGGCACAAGAAAATACCGTGACCATTTGCGCTGGGGTCATGGCTGGGTAAATTTAGATGAAGCCATCATGCGCTCCTGTAATACCTTCTTCTACGATCTCGCCTACAAACTCGGGGTCGACAGAATTTCTGACACTATGGCCAAATTTGGATTCGGTGAAAGCAGCGGATTAGATATCCATGAGGAAAGCCCGGCAATTTTACCTAGCCGAGGCTGGAAACGCGCCAGATATAATCAGCCTTGGTATCACGGCGATACGGTAAATATCGGTATCGGCCAGGGCTTCTGGACGGTAACACCTTTGCAATTAGCTCAGGCCACCTCAATTCTGGTTAATAAAGGCCAGGTAAAAGAGCCGCATTTTCTGGCGGCGACGAAATTATCGGCACCGAATATTACCGCTTCGGCGGAAACTATTATCGAAAATGACGAAAATCTTGACGGTGATAGTGAACTTGCACAACTATTAATCCCCTATGAGGTTAATGAGAAACCACCGATCGAGTTAGCTAATCCTGAGAACTGGGACATCGTCTTAAAGTCGATGCACAATACCGTACAAAAACCTATCGGAACCGGTTATAACGCGTTTTTAAATACCGATTATAATGCCGCTGGCAAGTCCGGTACCGGTGAAATCGTTGGTCTGGGTGAAGATGTAAAATACGATGCCAGCAAGATTGCCGAAGATAAACGGGATAATGCAATGTTTATCGCCTTTGCTCCGTACAAAAATCCGGAGATTGTGGTCGCGGTAGCAATCGAAAACGTTGCCACTGGTGGTGGTGGCTCCAATGCTGGTCCGGTAGCCAGGCAAATCATGGATCAGTATTTTTCAAATCGTAAACTGATTACCAATAACCAAGAATAA
- the rlmH gene encoding 23S rRNA (pseudouridine(1915)-N(3))-methyltransferase RlmH yields MRITLIAVGNKMPAWIAQGFSEYARRFPRDLSFDLVEITPGKRGKNADIARILEKEGEQTMAAVPKGSRIITLEVEGKPWTTPQLALQLERWQMDGRDVALLVGGPEGLAPQCIQASEQKWSLSPLTLPHPMVRIMVAESLYRAWSINNNHPYHRE; encoded by the coding sequence ATGCGCATCACCCTGATAGCCGTTGGTAACAAAATGCCAGCCTGGATAGCCCAGGGTTTTAGTGAATATGCCAGACGCTTTCCCCGTGATTTAAGTTTTGACCTGGTTGAAATTACCCCAGGCAAACGCGGTAAGAATGCCGATATTGCGCGAATTCTTGAAAAAGAAGGTGAGCAAACCATGGCGGCGGTACCGAAAGGTAGTCGAATTATCACTCTGGAAGTTGAGGGCAAACCATGGACCACACCGCAGCTTGCCCTGCAATTAGAACGCTGGCAAATGGACGGTAGGGATGTTGCACTACTGGTGGGCGGTCCGGAAGGGTTAGCACCACAGTGTATTCAGGCCTCTGAGCAAAAATGGTCACTTTCACCACTAACACTCCCCCACCCCATGGTTCGCATTATGGTTGCTGAAAGCCTGTATCGCGCCTGGAGCATTAATAATAACCATCCATATCATCGGGAGTAA
- the rsfS gene encoding ribosome silencing factor — MQTEQLLPFVVEQLEEIKARDIVTLDVREKASFTDFMVICCGNSSRHVKSIAEHVNLEMKKQEVDVLGIEGTDIGEWALIDLNDVVVHVMTDDIRDLYQLEKLWADE, encoded by the coding sequence TTGCAAACTGAACAACTCCTTCCTTTCGTAGTTGAACAACTTGAAGAAATTAAAGCCAGAGACATAGTTACGCTCGATGTTCGTGAAAAAGCCAGTTTTACTGACTTCATGGTTATCTGCTGTGGTAACTCTTCCCGCCATGTAAAATCCATCGCCGAACACGTCAATCTCGAGATGAAAAAGCAGGAAGTCGATGTCCTTGGCATTGAAGGAACAGACATTGGTGAGTGGGCGTTAATCGATTTAAACGATGTTGTTGTGCACGTGATGACCGACGATATCCGCGACCTGTATCAGCTGGAAAAACTTTGGGCTGACGAGTAA
- the nadD gene encoding nicotinate-nucleotide adenylyltransferase, producing the protein METRQAIGIFGGTFDPIHYGHIKPVLEASSKLGLTQVLLIPNREPVHKPTASASTDQRLDMLKLICENYPVFKLDTREVERQQESFSLLTLQELRKQFPQQRIYFFIGMDSLNTLPCWFGGEQLFDYCHFVVTRRPGYTLTPEVAATFSQRIIENPETAPQNDAGKVLIFDTNQLDISSSQIRQAIRENSPMEHLLPDDVFSYISKQKLYQEPVS; encoded by the coding sequence ATGGAAACCAGGCAAGCGATTGGGATTTTTGGCGGTACCTTTGACCCCATTCATTACGGCCACATCAAGCCGGTATTAGAAGCGTCATCAAAACTTGGGTTAACCCAGGTGTTATTAATTCCAAACCGCGAGCCAGTACATAAACCGACCGCTAGTGCCAGCACTGACCAGCGCCTCGATATGTTGAAGCTGATTTGCGAAAACTACCCAGTATTCAAATTAGACACCCGGGAAGTGGAACGTCAGCAAGAGTCTTTTTCCTTGCTAACGCTGCAGGAATTGCGTAAACAATTTCCACAACAAAGAATTTACTTTTTTATTGGTATGGATTCGCTCAACACCCTACCTTGCTGGTTTGGCGGTGAGCAACTCTTTGACTATTGCCACTTTGTGGTCACCCGTCGCCCAGGGTATACGTTAACGCCTGAAGTCGCTGCGACATTTTCCCAACGAATTATTGAAAACCCTGAAACAGCACCACAAAACGATGCCGGTAAGGTCCTAATTTTCGATACAAATCAGCTAGATATTTCCTCTTCACAAATTCGCCAGGCAATTCGCGAAAATAGCCCCATGGAACATTTACTGCCCGACGATGTATTCAGTTACATATCTAAACAAAAACTTTATCAAGAACCTGTATCTTAG
- the holA gene encoding DNA polymerase III subunit delta, protein MRIYHSQLAQQLSKPLVHFFLVFGDEPWQKNDALEQIKSVALQQGFSEVIRFSVEEGFDWQQVMEEYQSLSLFASQRILEIDIGSGKLDESAQKVILQISETDHADVMLILHGSKLDAAVPRKKWFKALDSKGCYIPVYDLEGRGLNIWLNQQCKNLGVQLEGQGLSLLSDCYTGNLPGLHQELQKLAILYPSRPVAPAELEALLIDQAKFTPFQLTDTLLAGDLKQCMHILTQMKHEGVAVGQLIWVLHKEISQLEGMYIRLNQGQAINDVFKHYKVWDKKKPLYQKALNNSTLVNVQKAKSRLAKVDLLTKTDTELDGYLLLADVCMALYHGDTLSQYPLQIPEPVAGL, encoded by the coding sequence ATGCGTATATACCATAGCCAACTCGCCCAACAATTGAGTAAACCTCTGGTTCACTTCTTTTTGGTGTTCGGCGACGAGCCCTGGCAAAAAAACGACGCCCTCGAACAAATTAAATCCGTAGCCCTGCAGCAAGGCTTTAGCGAAGTGATTCGCTTTAGCGTCGAAGAAGGCTTTGACTGGCAACAGGTTATGGAGGAATACCAGTCGTTATCACTTTTTGCCAGCCAGCGTATTCTCGAAATCGATATTGGCTCTGGCAAACTGGATGAATCTGCACAAAAAGTGATTTTGCAGATCTCGGAAACGGATCATGCGGATGTGATGCTAATACTTCATGGCAGCAAACTTGATGCAGCAGTTCCTCGCAAGAAATGGTTCAAGGCACTGGATAGCAAAGGTTGCTATATCCCGGTATACGACCTCGAAGGACGCGGTCTCAATATCTGGTTAAATCAGCAATGTAAAAACCTTGGTGTGCAACTCGAAGGCCAGGGATTATCTTTACTCAGCGATTGTTATACCGGGAATTTACCGGGGTTGCACCAGGAGCTGCAGAAACTGGCTATCCTGTACCCTTCGCGCCCGGTAGCGCCAGCAGAGCTGGAAGCTTTATTAATTGACCAGGCAAAATTTACCCCGTTTCAGCTTACCGACACCTTGTTAGCCGGAGACCTGAAACAATGCATGCATATCCTTACCCAGATGAAGCACGAAGGTGTTGCGGTTGGTCAGTTAATCTGGGTACTGCATAAAGAAATCTCTCAGCTGGAAGGCATGTATATTCGTTTAAATCAGGGGCAGGCAATCAATGATGTATTCAAGCATTATAAAGTCTGGGATAAGAAAAAACCGCTGTACCAAAAAGCCCTGAATAACAGCACTCTGGTTAATGTCCAAAAAGCGAAATCAAGATTGGCGAAAGTCGACTTACTCACTAAAACCGACACTGAACTCGATGGTTACTTATTGCTGGCCGATGTTTGCATGGCGCTTTATCACGGTGACACACTTAGTCAGTATCCGTTGCAGATACCAGAGCCTGTTGCAGGACTGTAA